The Coleofasciculus sp. FACHB-T130 genome window below encodes:
- the phaC gene encoding class III poly(R)-hydroxyalkanoic acid synthase subunit PhaC: MHEFTELTEKLFKGAHNLSHLREEDIQIGVTPKEEVYREDKVVLYRFTPKVEPSLNIPILIVYALVNRPYIVDLQEGRSLVANLLNLGLDVYLIDWGYPSRGDRFLTLDDYINGYINDCVDVVRDRYNLEQINLLGICQGGAFSLCYSSIYPEKVKNLITMVTPVDFHTHEGLLNVWGGSTLGSQALDVDLMVDTLGNIPGDFMNLEFLMLKPFQLGIQKYIDFLDTIDEDTLLNFLRMEKWIFDSPDQAGEAYRQFMKDFYQGNKLIKGEIEIGKKRVNLEKICIPVLNIYAEQDHLVPSASSLALEKYIGSEDYTVRSFPVGHIGMYVSSKVQRDLPPTIVDWLKARV; the protein is encoded by the coding sequence ATGCACGAGTTTACCGAGCTAACCGAAAAACTGTTTAAGGGTGCCCATAACTTAAGTCACCTGCGCGAGGAGGACATTCAGATTGGGGTGACACCCAAGGAAGAGGTTTACCGCGAAGATAAGGTGGTGCTGTACCGCTTCACTCCCAAGGTGGAGCCTTCACTGAATATCCCCATCCTGATTGTTTACGCTCTCGTTAACCGTCCCTACATCGTCGATTTACAGGAAGGGCGATCGCTTGTTGCTAACTTGCTCAATCTTGGTTTGGATGTTTACCTGATTGACTGGGGCTATCCGAGTCGAGGCGATCGCTTTTTGACCCTTGACGACTACATCAATGGTTATATCAATGACTGTGTGGACGTAGTACGCGATCGCTACAATCTAGAGCAAATCAACCTGTTAGGAATTTGTCAGGGAGGCGCTTTCAGTCTCTGCTACAGTTCCATTTACCCGGAGAAGGTAAAAAACCTAATTACTATGGTCACTCCGGTGGATTTTCACACCCATGAGGGACTGCTCAATGTTTGGGGTGGAAGCACTCTGGGGTCACAAGCTCTGGATGTGGATTTAATGGTAGATACTCTGGGTAATATCCCTGGCGACTTCATGAATTTAGAGTTCTTGATGCTAAAGCCATTTCAGTTAGGAATTCAGAAGTATATTGACTTTCTGGATACTATCGATGAGGACACGTTGCTTAACTTTCTCCGCATGGAAAAGTGGATTTTTGATAGTCCTGACCAAGCTGGGGAAGCTTATCGACAGTTTATGAAGGATTTCTACCAGGGAAACAAACTCATCAAAGGCGAGATCGAGATTGGCAAGAAGCGAGTAAATCTGGAGAAGATTTGCATCCCAGTTTTGAACATTTATGCCGAGCAAGATCATCTAGTTCCCTCGGCTTCTTCCTTGGCTCTTGAGAAGTATATCGGGAGCGAAGACTATACCGTGCGCTCCTTCCCAGTCGGGCATATCGGGATGTATGTGAGCAGTAAGGTGCAGCGAGACCTTCCTCCCACGATTGTTGATTGGCTGAAGGCGCGAGTCTAG
- a CDS encoding Crp/Fnr family transcriptional regulator translates to MSEASPKPVNQLLAALPDAEYQGLVPNLEHVSLPFKQVLYEVGEPIKYVYFPDRAIVSSLTTMADGSMVEVALVGNDGVVGLPAALGDNIATTIAMVQVPDSAMRMKASVLKTEFQRGASLQSLLLRYMQALHAFVSQNAACNRLHYLEGRLARWLLLVCDRVESKELPMTHEFMSQMLGVRRAGVTEVANALQQAELIRYTRGKVTILNREELEAVSCECYQIIQGEYARLLGTKNG, encoded by the coding sequence ATGTCCGAAGCCTCACCCAAGCCAGTCAATCAACTGCTAGCTGCTCTGCCAGATGCTGAGTACCAAGGCCTTGTTCCCAATCTAGAGCACGTCTCGCTCCCTTTTAAGCAAGTCCTTTACGAGGTTGGTGAACCAATTAAATACGTCTATTTCCCCGATCGGGCAATCGTTTCTTCCCTCACCACGATGGCAGATGGCTCGATGGTCGAAGTTGCTTTAGTGGGAAATGACGGAGTGGTCGGTCTCCCCGCCGCTTTGGGAGATAACATCGCCACTACAATCGCAATGGTGCAGGTACCAGACTCTGCCATGAGGATGAAGGCAAGCGTGCTGAAAACCGAGTTTCAGCGGGGTGCTTCACTGCAAAGTCTGCTACTGCGCTACATGCAGGCGCTGCACGCCTTCGTTTCCCAAAATGCTGCCTGCAATCGCCTCCATTATCTGGAGGGGAGACTGGCTCGTTGGCTGCTGCTCGTCTGTGACCGTGTAGAGTCAAAGGAGTTGCCCATGACTCATGAATTTATGAGCCAGATGCTGGGTGTACGACGTGCGGGTGTCACGGAGGTGGCTAACGCTCTTCAACAGGCAGAACTGATTCGCTACACTCGTGGCAAAGTTACCATCCTAAATCGGGAAGAATTGGAAGCGGTTTCGTGTGAGTGTTATCAAATCATCCAGGGCGAGTACGCTAGGTTGCTAGGCACTAAGAACGGTTGA
- a CDS encoding HAD-IIIA family hydrolase codes for MGLLLIDMDGTLREPLSGQQYFQHPKDQRIIDGADIAIRAYKDDWIIVGITNQGGVAAGHKSMQRCIQEQQYTLELFPELREIYFCPDFEGKKCFRVTHHNVHNHSQTKWSGQYRKPQSGMLQLAMVRHKHTPQNSLYVGDRPEDEQAAQRIGVPFQWAWDWIAQHQEAIAPNLTEAR; via the coding sequence ATGGGCTTATTACTAATAGACATGGATGGCACGCTCCGCGAACCACTCAGCGGACAGCAATACTTCCAACATCCCAAAGATCAACGCATTATTGACGGTGCTGATATTGCCATTCGCGCCTACAAAGATGATTGGATTATTGTTGGCATCACCAACCAAGGTGGAGTTGCCGCAGGTCATAAGTCTATGCAACGGTGCATCCAAGAACAGCAATACACCCTTGAGTTATTCCCTGAGTTGAGAGAAATTTACTTTTGCCCAGACTTTGAGGGTAAAAAATGTTTCCGCGTCACTCATCACAATGTTCATAACCACAGCCAAACCAAGTGGTCTGGACAGTATCGCAAACCGCAATCGGGTATGTTGCAACTAGCAATGGTGAGACACAAACATACTCCGCAAAATTCGCTCTATGTAGGAGATCGCCCCGAAGACGAACAAGCTGCCCAACGAATAGGTGTACCCTTTCAATGGGCATGGGACTGGATCGCACAACATCAAGAAGCGATCGCTCCCAACCTGACAGAAGCACGGTAA
- a CDS encoding NAD(P)/FAD-dependent oxidoreductase, with translation MSRSPLFDNLARAIRIARYCQKQNISTNEGIERIASLEALMAVRRTNRREFFTDMGKLSAIGATIGVGSGLLHRTLAAPVPADVRVGIVGAGLAGLACGYELKKNGINATVFEASNRSGGRCYSLGGDFAGSVNFPGQVVERGGEFIDNLHKTMLGYVREFNLKTEDLSKQPGEVFYYFNGQRYSESVVVDEFRNFVAAMRTDLRSLSAQPTADNYTDADKKLDLLSLRDYLDSRNAGNLIKGVIKAAYIAEYGLEIDQQSSLSFLFFIHADKRSKFTPFGVFSDERYHVINGNQQIVEGLRSRLQGQINYNKQLVGVRFDSAGKVELTFNDASSAKYDAVVFAIPFSTLRQVDLKGLQLPAEKLFAINNLRYGTNAKMMVGFNSRPWVALGSDGSSYSDLSNHQNTWETNPQNSTNNRAVLTDYSGGNRGKNINPNQVQQEAGAFLNDLNRVFPGTLKAATRNGNNFLVHLEHWPSNPLFQGSYTCNHPGYFTTIAGNEGKPFKNIYFAGEHANSFYEWQGFMEGAALSGIDAAKRILKTRV, from the coding sequence ATGAGTCGTTCCCCACTCTTCGACAACTTAGCACGTGCTATCCGCATTGCTCGCTATTGCCAAAAGCAAAATATCTCCACCAACGAGGGAATTGAGCGAATTGCATCTCTTGAGGCATTGATGGCGGTACGGCGCACGAATCGGCGCGAATTTTTTACTGATATGGGCAAGCTGAGTGCGATCGGCGCGACAATAGGAGTAGGCTCAGGATTGCTTCACCGTACCCTCGCAGCTCCTGTACCAGCAGATGTAAGAGTTGGAATTGTGGGGGCTGGTTTAGCCGGACTTGCTTGCGGGTACGAACTGAAGAAAAACGGGATTAACGCTACCGTATTTGAAGCAAGCAATAGAAGTGGCGGTCGCTGTTATTCTCTGGGAGGCGATTTTGCTGGGAGTGTTAATTTTCCCGGTCAGGTTGTGGAAAGAGGCGGCGAGTTTATTGACAACTTGCACAAGACAATGCTGGGATACGTGCGGGAGTTTAACCTCAAGACAGAAGATTTATCAAAACAACCAGGAGAAGTTTTTTACTATTTCAACGGTCAGCGCTATTCAGAGTCAGTGGTTGTGGATGAATTCCGCAATTTTGTTGCCGCTATGCGTACCGACTTGCGATCGCTATCTGCACAGCCCACCGCCGACAATTATACTGATGCTGACAAAAAGCTCGACTTGCTCAGTCTGCGAGACTATCTAGATAGCCGTAATGCCGGAAACCTAATCAAAGGTGTTATCAAAGCTGCTTATATTGCCGAGTACGGTTTAGAGATTGACCAGCAAAGCAGCCTCAGTTTTCTCTTTTTCATTCACGCCGACAAGCGATCGAAGTTTACACCCTTTGGTGTCTTCAGCGATGAGCGCTATCACGTCATTAACGGCAACCAGCAAATTGTTGAAGGTCTGCGTAGCCGACTGCAAGGACAAATTAACTATAACAAGCAGTTAGTAGGAGTCCGCTTTGATAGTGCAGGCAAAGTAGAATTAACATTTAATGATGCTTCATCTGCCAAATATGATGCAGTTGTCTTTGCGATTCCCTTCTCAACTTTGCGCCAAGTTGATTTAAAAGGTCTTCAACTGCCTGCCGAGAAACTATTTGCGATTAATAATTTGCGCTATGGAACCAACGCTAAGATGATGGTTGGCTTTAATAGTCGCCCTTGGGTTGCTCTTGGCAGTGACGGCTCATCCTATTCAGATTTATCAAATCATCAAAACACTTGGGAAACAAACCCACAAAATTCAACTAATAATAGAGCAGTGCTGACCGACTACTCTGGTGGAAATCGAGGCAAAAACATTAATCCTAATCAAGTTCAGCAGGAAGCAGGGGCTTTTCTCAACGACCTTAACCGCGTTTTTCCTGGCACTTTAAAGGCAGCCACACGCAACGGCAATAATTTTTTAGTGCATCTAGAACACTGGCCTTCTAACCCCCTATTCCAGGGCAGTTACACCTGCAATCACCCCGGTTATTTCACAACAATTGCAGGTAATGAAGGTAAACCGTTTAAAAATATTTACTTTGCTGGCGAACACGCTAACTCTTTTTACGAGTGGCAAGGTTTTATGGAAGGTGCTGCTTTATCAGGTATCGATGCTGCCAAGAGAATACTTAAGACTAGAGTTTGA
- a CDS encoding DUF4383 domain-containing protein, whose product MQTSTSQTSTSSVSSIRYAALILGLLFLSLGLAGFMPGFVTPSENFTSEPGFGYIFGVFPTNYFHNAIGVLVGVWGIAAFTSLSGAIVFNRIFAILYAAGAILGLLPFANTLFGLTPLFGNNIWLNALTAAIAFYFGFVKSAEIAMPSSSNAQPSA is encoded by the coding sequence ATGCAAACATCAACATCGCAAACATCAACATCTTCAGTTTCTTCAATTCGTTACGCTGCTCTAATCCTAGGTCTCCTTTTCTTGTCACTTGGCTTAGCTGGATTTATGCCTGGTTTTGTCACTCCTTCTGAGAACTTTACCTCCGAACCAGGTTTCGGCTATATATTCGGAGTATTCCCCACCAACTATTTTCATAATGCAATTGGCGTTTTAGTGGGTGTTTGGGGAATTGCGGCATTTACTAGCTTAAGCGGAGCAATTGTGTTCAATCGCATCTTCGCTATCCTTTATGCAGCAGGTGCTATTTTAGGATTGCTGCCCTTTGCAAATACGCTGTTTGGGCTTACACCACTTTTTGGAAATAATATCTGGCTCAATGCTCTAACTGCTGCGATCGCTTTCTACTTCGGATTTGTGAAGTCAGCAGAAATCGCTATGCCAAGTTCATCGAATGCTCAACCTAGCGCGTAA
- a CDS encoding chlorophyll a/b-binding protein, which translates to MKNSTINTAKTPTVAPAYNGSDRNAWIFGWNPQQELWNGRLAMLGFVAYLLWDMAGYSVLRDVLHLVR; encoded by the coding sequence ATGAAAAACTCAACCATCAATACTGCTAAAACCCCTACGGTCGCTCCAGCATATAACGGTTCCGATCGCAATGCCTGGATTTTTGGCTGGAACCCACAGCAAGAGCTATGGAACGGTCGCCTAGCAATGCTGGGTTTTGTTGCCTATCTTCTTTGGGATATGGCTGGTTATAGCGTTCTTCGGGATGTACTCCACCTGGTTCGCTAG